Genomic DNA from Nicotiana tabacum cultivar K326 chromosome 21, ASM71507v2, whole genome shotgun sequence:
ctacttactCGTTAAGGAATGttatgcataaacccgaactctcgggccggttggccaaatgggccatggaAGTAAGTGGATACAGTATTTAATATCGACATCGGACCGCCATTAAGTCCCAAATATTGGCAGACTTCGTGGACTACTTTACACCGGCCCTGATAcctgaggtcgaaagagagttattggtTAACTCTGGGACATCTTCGGTAATATGGACCCTCTTTACAAACGGGGCTTCAAATGCCAAATGGTTCGGACTTGGTATCGTATTAAAGCCACCAACATGTAATttaattagacaatctattaagactgtgaaattgactaacaacgaggctgaatatgaggccatgattgcaggtcttgaattatacaaaagcttgggagcaaaggtgatcgaagccacgtgcaactccctccttgtggtaaaccaagttaacggaaCATTCGAGttcagagaagaacgaatgcagagATACTTAGACAAGTTACAGGTggcattacatcggttcaaagaatggactttgcaacatgtacctcaggatcaaaacagcgaagccaatgccctcgctaacttgggatcgtcgATCGAAGATAACGAGTTCAATTCAGGAGAAATCGTGCAGCttatgagatcggtagtggaagaaggccatgccgagatcaattcaacgagcctaacttgggactaggGGAACAAGTACGTGGAGTATCTCAGAACCGGAAATTTGCCATCAGACCCAAAACAATCGAGGGTCTTGCATACAAAAGCAGCCCGATTTAGCTTGGCCGAAGACGGAACCTTGTttagaagaacattcgatggtcCACTTGCAAAATGTCTGGGACCGGGGGATATTGAGTACGTTCTTAGGGAAAtccacgagggtacttgtggaaatcattcgagCGCCGAGTCGctggttcgaaaaataatcagagttggctactactggatcgacatggaaaaatatgcaaaggagtttgttcgaaaatgtgatgaatgccaaaggcaCGCTCCGATGATCCATCGACCTGGGGAGCCACTGCATTCGATTTTGTCActatggcctttcatgaaatgagggatggacatcgtcggccccctcccTTGGGCACCCAGTAAGactcagtttattttatttatgactgactatttctctaaatgggtggaagcacatgcATATGAGAAGATCGGGGAAAAAAGTTATTGAttttatctgggaccacatcgtgtgccgattcgggataccgaCCGAAATTGTGTGCGACAACAGGAAATAATTTATTGGCAGCAAAGTAAGtaagtttctcgaagaccataagatcaaaaggatatTATCCACTCCCTATCACCCTGGTGGGAATAGACAAGCTGAGTCTACCAACTAAACCATACTCCAAAGCCTTAAAAGAGGTTAACCGAcgcaaaaggaaaatggaaggaaatgctACCTGAGGTCCTATGGGAATACCGCACAACCtcgaaatccagtaccggggccaTCCCATTCTCTTTagtttatggcaccgaagcttTAATACCGGTCGAGGTCGGGGAGCCAAGTATCAGATTCTGATATGCAATAAAAGAATCAAGTGACGAGGCCATGAGTACAAGcctggagctattagatgaaaggcgtgaAGCCGCCATTGTTCGATTGGCTTCCCAGAAGCAgcggatcgagaggtattacaaccGAAGGGCTAACCTTCGATACTTTAATGTCGGGGACTTGGTATTAAGAAAAGTCATGCTAAGCACCCGAACCTCGAACGAAGGAAAATTGGGCCCAAaatgggaaggaccataccaaaTTATAAAGATCACCGGAAAGGAatcctacaagctcggaacaATGAACGGCGAGCAATTACAAAACAACTGGAATAGAACTCACTTAAAGCGATATTATTTCTAAGGTACGGCCCCAATTCTTTTACATTCCAAACTGACACTTGCAGGCAACCTACAAAGGATAATACGAGATATTAGGTCTGAAAGAACACgttacactctttttcccttaaaccgatttttttccaaatgggtttttcggcaaggtttttaacgaggcaacaagtaaatcgtgctaactttgAATCAAAGGCCGGCTATGAACCGGTTGCAATGATCACGACATCATTTTAGGTTGCATTTGAGGCCTCTCTTCGGTCAACCTCAAACACTGGGGGGCAAGATCCTTGAGGATATCGAATTTAACATGGCATTTCATCTTCGAGATTAAAGGGCCTCGATCAACAGGATTTAttataagggccaaacggtcaaatgaactgtgCCCGCTCAAATCAATCAACCCTTGGCACTAAACATGTATACATGTACAACTATTATGTTCAAGAATAAAAGAGCCTCCTTTGCATATAAACATCTCGTTCTCAAAAACGTTTCTTGCATTTTTTCAAGGGATTCCCTACAACTAAAGATATCAAGCCTCAGGGCAACCTTTATCTGAGTTCGAACATTCATTCGCAGAATAAACATCAAGCCTAAGGGCAATCTTAAAAACCGAGTTCGAacattcactcggggactgccgatCGAAAAACAATCTCGGATGTTCCAAGATACCAGATTACGAGGGGATAAAAGCTTATTtgacattgcccgaatttaagggctaaggccattccgagttaataaaactcgagggaataaagcttatttggtattgcccgaatttaaaggctaaggccattacgagttaataaaactcgagggcataaagcttatttgacattgcccgaatttaaaagctaaggccattccgagttaataaaactcgagggcataaagcttacTTGTCATTGccagaatttaaaggctaaggccattccaagttaataaaactcgagggcataaatcttatttggcattgtccgaatttaaaggctaaggccattccgagttaataaaactcggaATGGCATaaatcttatttggcattgcccggatttaaaggctaaggcaattccgagttaataaaactcaagggcataaagcttatttggcattgcccgaatttaaaggctaaggtcattccgagttaataaaacacGAGGGCATAaagtttatttggcattgcctgaatttaaaggctaaggccattccgagttaataaaactcaagggCATAAAGATTATTTAgtattgcccgaatttaaaggctaaggccattccaAGTTAATAAAACACTCAAGGGCATAAAAGATTATTTGGTAGCGCCTGAACtgaaaaggctacggccatattaacACAATTCGGAGACGTCCGAGGCTTGTAACAAAAGCAAGGCCTTTGAAAAACTCCTATAACCGGTTCTAAAGACTGCCCTCGGCAAGGCTATAAAACTAAGGTATTTCAGGGACAAATTATCGGTAAGGTTTGTTCGAACATTCGAACACAACCtaattatttcatgctaaggcatctCGACCTTTGCGAATACAAATAAAGCAAAGAAGAAATTCGAAAGTTATGAAAAGGAAAAGCTTTATATATCAAAATTTCTTTGCAAAGGCTGAATAGCCCCATTACATGTTATATACTACGGCCAAAGTGCCTTGAAAAAAAGGCAGTACAAAAATTTTAAATGGCCTAATATTCACCGGGGACTGCGTCATCACCTTCGGGTCTTCTTCATCACTGGACTCACCCGACTCTTCAGACGCCTCCGAATCCTCCTCGGAAAAAGCTAGCCTCCGAGCATTGGTTTCTCATGTCTTGGTGTTCTCGATTTCGGTCAATATGTCGAAATTCTGAGCATGGACTACCTTGAGGGTCTCCCTTAGGGATTCCCACTTCGTATGCTTCACCATATTTTTTGTCTGCTCCTGGATAGCCTCGACATCAACTTTGAGCTGGGCCATTCTTTTATCAGCTTCATTCCGGGCCGAAATAACTTCCGGGCCGTAATAACTTCTCTTGACTAGAAACAGCCAAGCTTAGCTGAGATTGGAGTCCCTCGATCATTTTGGCCTACGCCAAGTTCTTCTCCTTTGCAGCCCGAAGCTGAACCTCAGCAGAAGCCAACTATGTCCGGGCAGTCTCTTTCTCCGAGGCTAAGCTATCCatatttttcttccattcttcGGTCTCGGCTTTGACCGCATCCATCTCCCCTCGGAGTTGCTTGATCACATCAAGTTTTTTCTGAACCTGCGGGCAAGGATCATTAGCTACTAAGTCTGActcatcatcactaacttcaaatacTATTCTTACCTGCTCGACCAGGTCAGAATGTTCCCTACGAGCCGCCTCCAGCTCAACTTGGGATTTTTTATTAAGGAGCTTATAAGCATCCCTCTTTTCGGCAAGCCCCCGGGTCTCGGTCTCAAAACATTTTGACTCCTCCCGGTATCGAAGAAAAGCCTCGTGATAaagcaccgaggcctacaaaCACAAAGCAAAAACGTTATAATTATTCatgattaaagctaagtacaTAATAAAGGGACATTCGAAATTACCCGATTCAATGCCTGTTGAGCTTCGTTGAATAGGAATGGCACCTCTACCTCGTTCATTTTTGtttgatcctcttcggtcaccaaatACCGAAGGTAACTGGTAATCCCCACCGGGGAAAAAtaaacccgggcatcctccgggataGACATATAAATTGCCCGTCTCCGAGTAGGTTCAACACTCGGAGCTGGGAACTGGTTCACTAATCGTGGGCTTGAAGAAGGCCCATCGGCTTCCGGGGATGGTGTCTTTTTTGGTACTGGTAAATCGCCCAACCCGGTAACATCCTCTGAGGCGGTAGATTCCAGGCCATCGAAGAAATGATGAAGAGAGTCTACTACTCCTTGGGTCCCCTCGCCGAGGTTACATTTCAGTGTCTGACCTCATTTATCATCGAATCAGTAAACGAAGGAGACCAGAGAGGTCGATCACCCCAAGCGCCTCCTTAGGCATATTATCTTCTGATCGAGAAGTACCGGCCAAATCCCCTTTGTCATCTTCCCCAGCTCGAAGCGAAATTGTCTCGACCTTCCCTGGTTCAGAGGCTTCGGCTACTACTTCTTCTACGGCCTCCCTGatttgaggcagttcagaaccaCTTCTCACACGGGCCACCAAATTggaatattcttcttcttcttcttcagactcATCCCTCAACCGATGGAGTGAGTCCGATGAGAGCTCTCGGGCACTAGCGTCTTTGGTTTTACGCACCAATCACTTCCTCGATTTTTTCTTTTCTGAGTCCGAGGGACTCaaagcttttcttttcttcttctctttgacCTGTTTCGAAGCAGGGGGATCAGTGTGTACATCATCATCAGTTGGTGGAGGCCTCATCTCGACGTCCTTTGGTAAACCTGCAAAATGAAAATATAATGGATCAGAGACCGATGATGAAAAAATGAGATCAGATATATTATTACAAAAAAACTCTTACCATGATTACGGGCCTCTCATCGGCCTTTCGAGAGTTCACGCCATAAACGCTCGGAGTAAGGTCTCTGTGTCgcgatgccctcgacccactctttAAGTTCAGGAACGGGGTTTCGGCATTTGGGCGACAACTGCATCACATAACATCTATGAGAAATCAACTGAATGAAAAGCAATAAAAGGAATACTGAAGGCAAAGCTaaacttacgtttcatgttccatttctcaggaaatgacaTGTCCGCAGCCGGGATTATGTCTGAGGTCCTCACTCGAACAAATAGACCGAACCAGCCCCGGTCTCGATCCTCATCTATACTCGAGAATAAGGTCTTGGTGGCTTGGCGTGCAAGCTTAATTAACCCTTCTCGGTAAAGTCGAGGGTTGTATAGGCGCATGAGATGGTCGATGGTGAATGGACATCCCTCGACCTTACTCACAAAAAATTGAAGCTGAATAACGATCCTCCAAAATGAAGGATGTATCTGCCCGAGCGTCACCTCATACCTTTTGCAAAAGGCTATGATAACCGGGTCTAGAGAacccaatgtgaaagggtaagtgtaaacacttaagaaacCCTCCACGTAGGTGGTGATTGATTCTTCAGGGGTAGGAACCACTACGAGTTTGCCTACCCAGTTGCAATCCTCTTTAACTTTATCGAGGATGATGTCTGTAATCGTACATATGTACCTCGAGGCCAGTTCACATTGACCCGGTACCATGGGCGTATTCTCAACTTTGAAGTCAGCCACAGTAGGTCACCCGATAGGGATATATGATCTCAGAGGAAGTTCCTCAGTAGCAGCGTGAGAAACGTTTTCAGAAGGCTTTGAAGAAGAAAGTGCTCTTTTTGAGGAACAGAtttgaagtctttgccatttTTATAAAAAACGGAGCAAAGAGATTGTTGATAAGGGGAAGTTTTGAGGTTAACAATGAGAAAACCAGAAGATGAAGAAGGTGAAGTTTTCTTAGAACACAAGAAGGATTTAAGCGTAAAAGTTCTAAACAAACGAATTAAAGGGTATTTATAGTATTCCCAAACGGCAGTTCAAATCACGGCGGTGCACATCCCGAGGTGGCCGACCATTGACTGACACTCATTTAATGCCTTGAAAACTGGACTGACGGGATATTTTCACTATTCTTACCACCTACGTCACGAATTCGTCGTCATGATTTATCGAAGGAAAAACTGAGGGTTCATATCGTTTTTTACCGTTTACTctccaaaaaacgaggggactatacgtatacgggtaaaatcgagctCGATGCTTGATCGAGCATCTGGAACAATAGACCAAGCTCGAATCATCTATTAGAGATCGAAGGTCGTGAAACCGAGCTCAATATCGAGGTTCGAAGTTCGACAAGACCATCATATTCGCCCTCGAGTTTACCGAAGGCACCACCGATCTTGCTTCTAACGGCCTCGGGGAAAAGCATCGCCAACTCAGCCGACAAGGATCCATGATTTTCGCCATTAACCAGTCATTATGACAAAAATTACGGGATTAAGTCAAAAAAGGGGCCAACGGTCTACAAAATCAAGGACTTATGTTTTTTTATTAAAGAAGGTCTTAAAAGTAAGAtctcccccaatatatataagGGGGACTTGATGGGATGGATAGGATCTTTTCACCCATTAATTAAAATTTTCGGGTTAAGCCttaaaatagatatttttttttgtaggGAACGCTTTCTCTTTTAATGGATCTCATGGGATGCGAATCCGAATTAGTGGGGCTCAATGTATATACCGGACAcatatgaaaagaaaaaaaggaacttAAAAAGGCCAAAGGCCCTGTTCAATAATCCTATCTGGTGATACTACTATAATTATAATAAACAAAAAGAGAATATGAACAAAATAATGTGTCTACCATGAGACTTCACATGAGTAGGGAACAATTCATTTACTTTGTCTTAATTGTCATGAAAATAATACAATATCCAATTAGCTCCTCACATGCTTTTTGCTCTTTTTTGGTACATTTGTCACATGCAAACCGAGCCAGAGTGGGTGGGAATATTAAGAAAAAAAGATTAATTAGCAATTAAGATTAGGTCAATCATGGAacttattaattaaattagacACTTTTAGATATTACTAGTGTCAGTTTGCTTGTAGTTTTTATCGAGTTTAGTTcatctgccccatacaacatttATTGTTATACAAGTATTCTTGGATTTCTTATTTGGTGCCAATCATATGTTATTAATACCGGTCTATTCACATAGTTATCTTGGTCATTAAAATAATAACCGAGGTCCCGACTAATTTGCGCACACTATTTCATTAGGTATCTATTACCTCCTACCATTACAAGTATCGAGTAATTCTATTCACGAacgcataaagaaataggaagaaACCATCTAGCGATAATTTGAACCCAAATCTTTCATAATCTTCACTCGTATCATTAACCATTAGACCACACTCTTAAATGCTAGTGTCTTAGTAAGTAAGTTAATTCCCGATtgttaaagaaataaaatgatgCATTATCACCGCTAACAAAAAGCAAATCAAAAGCATAAACAGTCGAATTTGCATCAGCAAAAAAGCAGCTAACAACCAACAAGATTGTACTAGCATGGTGAGTATACTTTTATCCTCGACAATAGGTTTTTGGTTCGAGTTTTGCATATAAAAACGCCTTTATTAGAGAACGATTTATCCGTTAATATGAAACTTTTCGGCATGAACTTGTATTTAATCAGACCCCAATACAGACAATTACCAAACATTGGGAGGAAACCACAAAACATGCAACTAATTGCAAAACACATGTTTaatggaaaagaagaaagaaaacaaaagataCAATGATTCATGAGACACAAAAATTAAGCTAAATAATTAGTGTGCGTAATTGGTTCAACATGTAATCCACTAGCTGCTACACATGATTTGAGTTGCAATGTATCGGGGCTAAATTAATTTGGAACTTTAGCAAAGTAAAAAGTGTAATCCGACACTAACATTTGATGTGACATAACCTTCATTTCTTCTGTCCATGCTTACATGATTATTATTTTGGAAAAAGGTCCGATTTTGTTGTTATGCTAAATTGCTAATCGAAATCGCACAATTTATTTTCTGTTACACTATTTGTTCTCCATTAGTTGCTCTTTGGTATAAAATTACACTTATCTTGGAGCTTCATTAAAAGTCAAGGGTAAAAACGAGTTTTTTTGTTTCAGCAAATGGAGCAATATCAGACCGAAAGTATAACAAGGATAAAAGCTGGTCAATTTCGAATAAAGCATAGGCAAATTTGATCATTTTTTCGTTATTTTTTATGATGGTAAAAGTCGAATCGGATTATATGTCCCTTGACTACTATTTATGTTCGAGATGGGATAACTTGAAGTTGTTCTGGGAATCAAGGTTAAGTAGAAGCAGTAAGGAGTTAAACTAGAGTTAGTTATGTAACTAATTATTGGAAGGGTAGTTAGTTAGTTTGTGGTAATTTGGACATTTGTCAATGAGCAGTCAGTTAGATGTAGGAGTTAGTCGCTTGTATAGATAGAAGATTAAATCAATGAGAAGTCAAGCtcattcattttcattttctgcTGTGTTCTCGAAGCTTCACATAAGCTCTTCTTCTTCTCTGCATCTCCATTAACGTAGAGTAGAAAGCTTGAGCTGAATATGAGCTGAATGTGCAGAAttttcacatggtatcagagtttTACAGTTGTTAGTGCAGTTGTATCTTCGATCCAATTCTTCAAATTTCATTTTCTTCGAAGCAATCACAAACTGAAACATGGTGATTGACGATACCGAGCCGGAAAAGCTGAGTCACAAtcatccattgttcatgcattcTACTGACACTTCAGGTAAAATATCGATTTCTCTTCAATTGACTAGGCCAGAAAATTACTCTGTTTGGAGTCGAGCTATGAGAATTGCAATCCTAGAAAGGAACAAACTAGGGTTCATAGACGACCCCTGTAAAAGAGAGGATTTTGGGCCAAATTTGGTTGATCTTTGGGAGAGATGCTATGCTATTATTCTATCGTGAATCATGAATTGTGTGTCGAAGGAACTGTATAGTGGAATAGTGTACTCGACAAATGCCTCCTCAGTTTGGGGAGATTTGAAGGAACGATTTGACAAAATTGATTGCTCTAGGATTTTTCAAATACATAAGGAAATTGCTACTATAACTCAGGGAACCAGTTCCATTTCtgcttatttttcaaagttgCGGCTGTTGTGGGCTGAGTTTGACAGCCTAGCTCCAATTCCTGGATGTGATTGTGCCAAATCACGTGAATTTGTAGTGTTCATGGAGAGGCTGAAGTTGTTACAGTTTCTAATGGGATTCAATGAGTCCTATGAGCAGACAAGGAGCCACATTCTAATGATGGTGCCAGTGCCTACAATCAACAAAACCTACTCGATGTTGATGGAGAGTGAAAGGAAGAGGAGCATAGCAAATGATGATACTAGAGAGGTGACAGCACTCATGACAACAAGGGCAAATAATTCTGcacaaaaagggaaaaggaacTACAACTTGTACTGTAATTATTGCAAACTCAAAGGGCACACTCGTGAAGGATGCTACAAGTTGATAGGATATCCTGCTGACTTTAAGTATAAAAAGAAGCCTGGTGTTGGAGCTGCTCACAATGCTATAGTGGAGGATCAAATAAGGCATGATGCATTGGCAAATACTGGTGGGGGAGCAGACAAATTAAACACCACAGATGGGATCCAAGGACCATACTTCACACCAGAACAATAAAATCAAATACTGAAGCTACTCAGCAAGGATGACACATGTGAAGGTTCAAATTCAATTGGCATGGCCAACATGGCAGGTACTATTAATGCTATTCTAGCAGATGCACACATAAAATATTGGATTGTTGATTCTGGAGCCACAAATCATATGGTAGCTGACTTAAATATGtttattacaaaaagaaaaagtgataaaaatgaaagaaaaagggtATATTTGCCAAATGGTGAGACTACAGTTGTGACACATCTAGGATCCTGTAGATTGGCTAATAACATTGAAATAGATGATGTCCTATATATACCGAAATTTAGGTATAATCTTCTGTCAGTCTCTAAAATAACCAAAgagttgttacaccccatgtttttatacgtaaaagtacgccataagtaaattgatgaaatctCGGAAataagatattacatcccgcattttcgtacgttaaagtttcgtcgtaaggtaatcgacgtaagttcggaaatggaattattttaagattatatgtattatgctatttcaaacaagtgatgagtaaattcgtgaaggtgagagggaaagcaaatcgaagaaaatgaatttcgtcgaaatttgacaatttggaataaaatacggtacAAGcaaaaatactcggtatttatggactagtatcatacaaggtaccacatgaccataatagtatgatgtataaagtgtattaaaaataataaaattttaagtaatttgagataatttttaattatgcgggtaattgattaattaccgggtagcgggatattacctaattaattaattaattgattatagAATAAGATTAAAATCtccaccccacccccacgtggcagcttTTGCCTTAAACAAATTGTGACTCATGCCTTTAGTCCATTCAATTAGTAGGCACATGAACATTAATTCATTTAGTCAATTTAGCAAGTGGAGTAAGCGACTCTTGCTTTCTTAAGCTATTTACACGTAGAAGGTGGAGTCATATTAGTCATTAAACTTGTCTTCCATGGATATCAATCCATTTTGATAAAATCATGATATACTCAGAAAGGCTTCATAAAGAATAAAAgtgaggaaaattttgaaaacttcaTACTACAACAGCAGCAATTAACAATCAGATGCTAACTTCACTTTCTAGGATTTTAAATACAAAGACCATTTCATTCTCAAAGACTACAAATCAGACGTGAGGTTTTGGAGATTAGCAAGGTGAGTTGTTACAAATTGCTACAATTTCGTAGAAATTCTTACAAAATACTACAACGTAATTTCTTCAATCAATGAGGTTTCTTAGCACATTAACAATGGGATTTtgtaattctaagggagtacggtgcaatccttctcaagaatatcgtaCGGATTTTTtgccctactccaggtatgttaaggctatccctcatttccttttggcatgatccgtacgatacaaacgaaacgagtaaataCACAACCTTCacaaataactctattcatagaaatactagggatgtctatattcttgattttctatttaaattattattatatcctctgttcatgggtctcaaaaaaatatgtatttgataaagtttgtccgaaaggcatattgactttatgatattcgagaaatcttattaacatatttcttatgcatttcatgtatttatacatgtacattgacccatgactagattgcgttatatacgtgtatattatatgtatttgggatatgggaagagattatggtattatatacgcaccaccacctgatcagctggcatacgttgatgattttcccacagtggccgaaatgatatgatgggatgccctcagaggcttgatgatgttatgaacacatat
This window encodes:
- the LOC142175370 gene encoding uncharacterized protein LOC142175370, with the protein product MNCVSKELYSGIVYSTNASSVWGDLKERFDKIDCSRIFQIHKEIATITQGTSSISAYFSKLRLLWAEFDSLAPIPGCDCAKSREFVVFMERLKLLQFLMGFNESYEQTRSHILMMVPVPTINKTYSMLMESERKRSIANDDTREVTALMTTRANNSAQKGKRNYNLYCNYCKLKGHTREGCYKLIGYPADFKYKKKPGVGAAHNAIVEDQIRHDALANTGGGADKLNTTDGIQGPYFTPEQ